One stretch of Glandiceps talaboti chromosome 7, keGlaTala1.1, whole genome shotgun sequence DNA includes these proteins:
- the LOC144437913 gene encoding uncharacterized protein LOC144437913: protein MTTEDVLPTTRVILWSHARARSTAFELAIASDESIKIFHEEFVTAHYHGEERQSDMLIKNSEMGQVLKDYKYGDVRTRLEKSYSGKTAVFVKDAARALGGRDHYKYIPRGYINTFLVRNPRAAILSTYRSAKALQADTDKDTWIDLIKGAGSLKPIYQLYKYITEECQQQPIIIDSEDLANSPKETLQKYCQATGITFKESFLNWKPRNFGHFPEHQREDTKIMAAFHENAVHSSCFQPSSDQHIDLSELPEELQKWSETNVPLYEEMIRQKL from the coding sequence ATGACCACTGAAGATGTGTTGCCTACAACGAGGGTAATTTTATGGTCGCATGCAAGAGCAAGATCAACGGCTTTTGAGTTAGCAATTGCATCTGATGAAAGTATCAAGATCTTCCATGAAGAGTTTGTCACAGCGCATTACCATGGAGAGGAACGACAGAGTGACATGTTGATAAAGAATTCTGAAATGGGCCAGGTTTTGAAGGACTACAAGTACGGAGATGTCAGAACACGCCTCGAAAAGTCATATTCTGGAAAGACAGCGGTGTTTGTTAAGGATGCAGCTAGAGCACTAGGAGGCAGGGATCATTACAAGTATATTCCAAGAGGTTATATTAACACGTTTCTTGTCCGAAATCCCCGTGCTGCTATCCTGTCAACTTACAGATCAGCAAAAGCATTACAAGCTGACACAGATAAAGATACTTGGATTGACCTCATCAAAGGTGCTGGGAGCTTGAAACCCATTTATCAGCTTTACAAGTACATTACAGAGGAATGCCAACAACAACCTATCATTATAGATTCAGAAGATCTGGCCAATTCACCAAAGGAAACACTGCAGAAATACTGCCAGGCGACCGGGATCACATTCAAGGAATCCTTCCTTAACTGGAAACCAAGGAATTTCGGACATTTCCCTGAACATCAAAGGGAAGACACTAAGATCATGGCAGCTTTTCATGAAAACGCAGTACATAGTTCATGCTTTCAACCTTCATCGGATCAACACATCGACCTGTCAGAATTACCTGAGGAGCTGCAAAAATGGAGTGAAACAAATGTGCCTCTTTATGAGGAAATGATTCGtcaaaaactataa
- the LOC144437914 gene encoding uncharacterized protein LOC144437914 yields the protein MTNLSAMTPEDVLPTTRVILWYHARSRSTVFELAIASDESIKIFHEEFVTAYYHGEERQSDMLIKNSEMGQVLKDYKYGDVRTRLEKSYPGKTVVFVKDAARELGGRDHYKYIPRGYINTFIVRNPRAAILSNYRSVKALHADIDKETWINLTKDNGSLIPIYQLYKYVTEDRRQRPVIIDSEDLANSPKETLQKYCQATGITFKESFLNWTPGNLENFPEPQRENPKLMAAYHENAVRSSCFQPSSDQHIDLSELPEELQKWSETNMPLYEEMIRQKL from the coding sequence ATGACCAACCTTTCAGCCATGACCCCTGAAGATGTGTTGCCTACAACGAGGGTAATTCTGTGGTACCATGCAAGGTCAAGATCAACGGTTTTTGAGCTGGCAATTGCATCTGATGAAAGTATCAAGATCTTCCATGAAGAGTTTGTCACAGCATATTACCATGGAGAGGAACGACAGAGTGACATGTTGATAAAGAATTCTGAAATGGGCCAGGTTTTGAAGGACTACAAGTACGGAGATGTCAGAACACGCCTCGAAAAGTCATATCCAGGAAAGACAGTGGTGTTTGTTAAGGATGCGGCCAGAGAACTAGGAGGCAGGGATCATTACAAGTATATTCCAAGAGGTTATATTAACACGTTTATTGTCCGAAATCCACGTGCTGCTATCCTGTCAAATTATAGATCAGTAAAAGCATTACATGCTGACATAGATAAAGAAACTTGGATTAACTTGACCAAAGACAATGGTAGCTTGATACCCATTTATCAGCTTTACAAGTACGTGACCGAAGATCGCCGCCAACGACCCGTCATTATAGATTCAGAAGATTTGGCCAATTCACCCAAGGAAACACTGCAGAAATACTGCCAGGCGACCGGTATCACATTCAAGGAATCCTTCCTCAACTGGACGCCAGGGAACTTGGAAAATTTCCCTGAACCACAAAGGGAAAACCCAAAACTCATGGCAGCTTATCACGAAAACGCAGTGCGCAGTTCATGTTTTCAACCTTCATCGGATCAACACATCGACCTGTCAGAATTACCCGAAGAGTTGCAAAAATGGAGTGAAACAAATATGCCTCTTTATGAGGAAATGATTCGTCAAAAACtatga